The Beijerinckiaceae bacterium RH AL1 genome has a segment encoding these proteins:
- a CDS encoding hypothetical protein (ID:RHAL1_00634;~source:Prodigal:2.6) — protein sequence MRKGSFDLATVIVVGALVIMAAIICGSLASQLWYR from the coding sequence ATGCGCAAGGGCAGTTTCGACCTCGCTACCGTGATCGTCGTGGGCGCCCTGGTCATCATGGCCGCGATAATATGCGGGTCGCTCGCGTCTCAGCTCTGGTATCGGTGA